Proteins encoded in a region of the Aptenodytes patagonicus chromosome Z, bAptPat1.pri.cur, whole genome shotgun sequence genome:
- the LOC143172444 gene encoding asparagine--tRNA ligase, cytoplasmic, which translates to MAGEVLGRTAALVLEELYVSEREGNDSTGDGTQKKPFKTVLKALMTAGKEPFPTIYVDSQKENERWAIISKSQMKNVKKLWHREQMKNEAKEKKEAEDLLRREKNLEEAKKVVIKNDPSLPEPKCVKIDALEAYRGQRVKVFGWIHRLRRQGKNLMFIVLRDGTGFLQCVLSDELCQCYSGLILSTESSVAVYGMLNLVPEGKQAPGGHELNCDYWELIGLAPAGGADNLLNEDSEVDVQLNNRHMMIRGENMSKIFKVRSMVVQAFRDHFFANGYYEVTPPTLVQTQVEGGSTLFKLDYFGEEAYLTQSSQLYLETCIPALGDVFCVAQSYRAEQSRTRRHLAEYTHIEAECPFISFEDLLDRLESLVCDVVDRVLKSPASSLLYDLNPGFKPPKRPFRRMNYTEAIEWLKEHDVKKEDGTYYEFGEDIPEAPERLMTDTINEPILLCRFPAEIKSFYMQRCHDDSRLTESVDVLMPNVGEIVGGSMRIWDSEELLEGYKREGIDPTPYYWYTDQRKYGTCPHGGYGLGLERFLTWILNRHHIRDVCLYPRFVQRCKP; encoded by the exons ATGGCGGGAGAGGTCCTGGGGAGGACAGCGGCGCTCGTCCTGG AAGAGCTGTATGTTTCTGAACGAGAGGGCAATGATTCCACTGGTGATGGGACGCAAAAGAAACCATTCAAGACTGTTTTAAAG GCTTTGATGACAGCAGGAAAGGAACCGTTTCCTACTATTTATGTGGATTCACAAAAAGAAAACGAG AGATGGGCCATTATTTCAAAGTCACagatgaaaaatgtcaaaaaactGTGGCACAGGGAACAAATGAAGAATGAAGCtaaggagaagaaggag gcGGAAGATCTCTTGAGGAGAGAGAAGAACCTGGAGGAAGCTAAGAAGGTTGTTATCAAGAATGATCCTAGTCTTCCAGAGCCAAAATGT GTAAAGATTGATGCTCTGGAAGCTTACAGAGGCCAGAGAGTGAAGGTTTTTGGCTGGATTCACAGATTACGGAGGCAAG GAAAAAATTTGATGTTCATTGTTTTGAGAGATGGCACAGGTTTTCTTCAGTGTGTCCTTTCAGATGAACTG tgTCAGTGTTACAGCGGGCTAATTCTCTCTACAGAGAGCAGTGTTGCAGTGTATGGTATGCTGAACCTTGTTCCTGAAGGCAAGCAG GCTCCAGGAGGCCATGAGCTGAACTGTGATTACTGGGAGCTTATTGGTCTGGCCCCAGCAGGAGGGGCTGACAATCTACTCAATGAGGATTCGGAGGTTGACGTGCAACTTAACAACAGGCATATGATGATTCGAGGCGAGAATATGTCAAAAATCTTCAAGGTGCGCTCCATGGTAGTACAGGCCTTCAGGGATCATTTCTTTGCCAATGGATATTATGAA GTCACACCGCCAACTTTAGTCCAGACACAGGTGGAAGGAGGCTCAACCCTATTCAAACTGGATTATTTTGGTGAAGAGGCGTACTTAACACAATCGTCCCAGCTCTATCTGGAGACCTGCATTCCAGCGTTAGGAGATGTTTTCTGTGTTGCTCAGTCATACAGAGCTGAGCAATCCAGGACCCGCAGACACTTGGCAGA ATACACTCACATTGAAGCTGAATGTCCTTTTATAAGTTTTGAGGATTTATTGGACCGTCTGGAGAGCTTGGTTTGTGATGTAGTAGACAGAGTCTTGAAATCACCTGCATCAAGCTTACTATATGACCTAAACCCG GGCTTCAAGCCCCCTAAACGTCCTTTCCGACGAATGAACTATACTGAAGCCATTGAGTGGTTAAAGGAACATGATGTGAAGAAGGAAGATGGCACTTACTATGAGTTTGGGGAA GATATTCCTGAAGCTCCTGAGAGATTGATGACAGACACCATCAATGAGCCGATCTTGTTGTGCCGATTTCCTGCAGAGATAAAGTCTTTCTATATGCAGCGCTGTCATGACGATTCCCGGCTTACTGAATCT GTTGATGTGTTGATGCCTAATGTTGGTGAAATTGTTGGAGGCTCTATGCGTATCTGGGACAGTGAGGAGCTACTCGAAGGCTATAAGAGAGAGGGCATTGATCCCACGCCGTACTACTGGTATACTGATCAG AGAAAATATGGTACGTGCCCTCATGGTGGATATGGTTTGGGATTAGAACGGTTCCTAACCTGGATTCTGAATAGACACCATATCCGAGATGTCTGCCTCTATCCACGCTTTGTCCAGCGCTGCAAACCTTAG